From a region of the Oryza sativa Japonica Group chromosome 6, ASM3414082v1 genome:
- the LOC4340103 gene encoding pectate lyase, whose amino-acid sequence MAGSVVTRSPLCSILFYVLATAAAATATATLVGNITADEEYWAKRSEVARSFNRAAYVSDPVAVLNRFNEDVLNTTTATAAAARRSLMRRYRRRGPCTVTNPIDLCWRCRKNWASRRKRLAKCAMGFGHKATGGLAGKIYIVTDAGDEHLVIPRRGTLRHAVIQERPLWIVFARSMVIRLAKELIVTSDKTIDGRGAQVHVTGAQITVQAVSNVIIHNLHIHNSVPRSGGLIRDSMHHFGIRGESDGDGISVMGSSNIWIDHVSMSNCSDGLIDITDGSTAITISNSHFTKHDHVMLFGARDDSPKDKIMQVTLAFNHFGKGLVQRMPRCRFGFFHMVNNDYTHWLMYAIGGNMNPTIISQGNRFRASDDMKLKEVTKREYTSYDEYKEWVWKSQDDLFLNGAFFNESGGRNERRYNRLDLIQARNGRYVGRMTRFAGTLPCRVGKKC is encoded by the exons ATGGCGGGCTCCGTCGTGACGAGGAGCCCACTGTGCTCCATCCTCTTCTACGTcctcgccacggccgccgcggcgacggcgacggcgacgcttgTGGGCAACATCACCGCCGACGAGGAGTACTGGGCCAAGCGCTCCGAGGTGGCGCGCTCGTTCAACCGCGCCGCCTACGTCAGCGACCCCGTCGCCGTGCTGAACAGGTTCAACGAGGACGTGCTGAAtaccacgacggcgacggcggcggcggcgcggcggtcgcTGATGAGGAGGTACCGGCGTCGTGGCCCGTGCACGGTGACGAACCCGATCGACCTGTGCTGGCGCTGCCGCAAGAACTGGGCGAGCCGTCGCAAGCGGCTGGCCAAGTGCGCCATGGGGTTCGGCCACAAGGCCACCGGCGGGCTCGCCGGCAAGATCTACATCGTgacggacgccggcgacgagcaccTCGTCATCCCTCGGCGGGGCACGCTCCGGCACGCCGTGATCCAGGAGCGGCCGCTGTGGATCGTCTTCGCGCGGAGCATGGTGATCAGGCTCGCCAAGGAGCTCATCGTCACCAGCGACAAGACCATCGACGGCCGCGGCGCGCAGGTGCACGTCACCGGCGCGCAGATCACGGTGCAGGCGGTGAGCAACGTCATCATCCACAACCTCCACATCCACAACTCCGTGCCGCGCTCCGGCGGCCTCATCCGCGACTCCATGCACCACTTCGGCATCCGCGGcgagagcgacggcgacggcatctCCGTCATGGGCTCCAGCAACATCTGGATCGACCACGTCTCCATGTCCAACTGCTCCGACGGCCTCATCGACATCACCGACGGCTCCACCGCCATCACCATCTCCAACTCCCACTTCACCAAGCACGATCAC GTGATGCTGTTCGGTGCACGCGACGACTCGCCGAAGGACAAGATCATGCAGGTAACGCTGGCATTCAACCACTTTGGCAAGGGGCTCGTGCAGAGGATGCCGAGGTGCAGGTTTGGATTCTTCCACATGGTGAACAACGACTACACGCACTGGCTCATGTACGCCATCGGCGGCAACATGAACCCGACGATCATCAGCCAGGGGAACAGGTTCAGGGCAAGCGACGACATGAAGCTCAAGGAGGTGACCAAGAGGGAGTACACGAGCTACGACGAGTACAAGGAGTGGGTGTGGAAGTCGCAGGACGACCTCTTCCTCAACGGCGCCTTCTTCAACGAGTCCGGCGGCCGGAACGAGCGCCGGTACAACCGGCTCGACCTCATCCAGGCCAGGAACGGCCGCTACGTCGGCCGGATGACCAGGTTCGCCGGCACGCTGCCATGCCGTGTCGGCAAGAAATGCTAG